The Microterricola viridarii nucleotide sequence TGGCCTCGGAATAGCGGTCGACGACCGCGATGCCGAGCGGGAAGTCCACCGGGAAGTCGCGGAACAGCAGCCGGCCGGCGAAGGCGGCGGCCTCGGTCACCGTCTGGGCGACCTCCTCCGCGTGCTCCTCCGGCGTGTGCACGATGATCTCGTCGTGCAGGAAGAACACGAGGTGCGGGAGGGACTCGAAGACGGCACCGGATGCCGTGGCGAGGCGCCCCGGCGGGGTGCTGGAGCGCTCCTCGATGGCGCGCAGACCGTTGCGGATCTCCCCCATCCAGCACAGCGCCCACTCGGCCGCGCTGCCCTGCACGACGAAGTTGCGGGTGAACCGGCCCCAGTCGCGGGCCCGGCTGCGCGCCCGGGACTCCTCGGCGGCGCTCGCCCCTGGCTGGCTGGCCAGGCGTTGGGCCTCCTGCCAGTCCGCGCCGGGCGCCGGCGACGAGCGGCCGAGCCAGCTGGTCACGTGCTCGCCGCGCTCGCCGGCCCTGGCCGCCTGCTCCACCAGCCGGATCGCGCGCGGGTAGGCCCGGGTGAGCTTCGGCATCAGCCGCCCGCTCTCCCCCGTCGTCGCCCCGTACATGGCGCCGAGCATGGCCACCTTGGCGTGCTCGCGGCTCTCCACCACGCCACTGGCGACGATGCCGGCGTACATGTCGGTGCCGCGGCCGGCCGCGGCCATCGCCGTGTCGGCCGAGAGGGCGGCCAGGATGCGCGGCTCCAGCTGGGCGGCATCGGCCACGACCAGCTTCCAGCCGGGGTCGGCGGTGACGGCGGCGCGGATCTGCTTCGGCAGCTGCAGGGCGCCGCCGCCGCTGGTCGCCCAGCGGCCGGTCGCGGCACCGCCCGGCACGTAGTCGGGGTGGAAGCGCTCGTCGATGATCCACTGGTCCATCCAGGTCCAGCCGTTGGCGGTCAGCAGCCTGGCCCGCTTCTTGTACTCGAGCAGTGGCGCGATCACCGGGTGGCTGTACTCGGCCAGCTCCCAGCGGTTGGTGGAGGTGATCATCAACCCGGCGCGGTTCAACGCCTTGAGCACGTTCTGCGGGGAGTCCGGGTTGACGCTCTGGTCGCCGAGGATGCCGCGGATGCGGCCGGCCAGCTCCTCGAGCCGGGCCGGGCGGGTGCCGTAGGGCACGCGCGGGCCGAGCTCAGCGGTCAGCAGGGCGTCGTGCACCTCGGTGCGCCACGGCAGCCCGGCGTGGCGCATCTCGGCGGCGATGAGCGCGCCGACGGACTCGGCGGCCAGCAGCAGCCGCAGCCGGCCGGCATCCGGCACCTCGGCGAGGGCCTGCAGCTGGCGCCGGTACTCGGCCGCGCTGTCCTCGCGGGCGGCGCTGCGGCCGCTGGCCATGGTCTCGCCGAGGTCGAACAGGGTGCTGTGCACGGGGGCCACGTGCGCGCTCGGCGGCTCGACCGGCTGGTCCCAGGCGCTCGGCTCGGCGCGGGCGAATGCGGTGTGCGCGGTGAGGGTCGAGTTGCGGAGGATCGCGTGGCTGAGCCGCAGGTCGTGGCAGCGCCGCACGCGCACCCCGGCGTTCAGCAGGTCTCCGTACCAGCGGGAGCTGTCGCTCCACACCCAGCGCTCCGGCTCCGGGGCGCCCTCCCGCTCGGCGACGAAGCCGGCGAGCCGGTCGAACGGCAGCACGGTGGCCTCGCCGAGCAGCTCGCCGTGCGCGTCCACGCTGCTCGCCACGACCTCGGTCGGGCTGTTGCGGGCGAGAACGATGGTCACCCACCCATTCTCCACTACCGAACGCACGTTCGAATGCCGCGACCCGCGCCGCTCGTGCATTCCGGGGCTCGAGG carries:
- a CDS encoding bifunctional 3'-5' exonuclease/DNA polymerase — its product is MTIVLARNSPTEVVASSVDAHGELLGEATVLPFDRLAGFVAEREGAPEPERWVWSDSSRWYGDLLNAGVRVRRCHDLRLSHAILRNSTLTAHTAFARAEPSAWDQPVEPPSAHVAPVHSTLFDLGETMASGRSAAREDSAAEYRRQLQALAEVPDAGRLRLLLAAESVGALIAAEMRHAGLPWRTEVHDALLTAELGPRVPYGTRPARLEELAGRIRGILGDQSVNPDSPQNVLKALNRAGLMITSTNRWELAEYSHPVIAPLLEYKKRARLLTANGWTWMDQWIIDERFHPDYVPGGAATGRWATSGGGALQLPKQIRAAVTADPGWKLVVADAAQLEPRILAALSADTAMAAAGRGTDMYAGIVASGVVESREHAKVAMLGAMYGATTGESGRLMPKLTRAYPRAIRLVEQAARAGERGEHVTSWLGRSSPAPGADWQEAQRLASQPGASAAEESRARSRARDWGRFTRNFVVQGSAAEWALCWMGEIRNGLRAIEERSSTPPGRLATASGAVFESLPHLVFFLHDEIIVHTPEEHAEEVAQTVTEAAAFAGRLLFRDFPVDFPLGIAVVDRYSEAK